From the genome of Dickeya aquatica, one region includes:
- a CDS encoding ABC transporter substrate-binding protein has protein sequence MKGLVGGVLLAATLVGQAQAAEQVTLRMSWWGGNSRHQATLAAIDAFQKKYPEVTVKAEYTGWEGYLSRLTTQMASGEEPDVMQLNWNWIPIFSREGTGFYDLNNQKEVLKLQDFPIDALTTVNGKVNAISASLNGLVMYYNADTWKKAGVAYPKTWDELFLAGKVFKEKLGDNYFPLASPAQDNGEGVLELINTYMTQKFKVGMINEQTKSFNYTDEQWLEAFRFYKRLVDEHVMPSARYYNAFGKSGVFETRPWITGEYGGAMLWASIVKKYADPLAPPAKLELGPYIMTPGSDNPGQFFKPSMLIAVSKNSKHPKEAAMLLNFLMNDPQGSVLMGTERGVPLSRVARQALQDNQKLDEKDLSVKGLMLALQYPMQTPVSTYIEDPQLASLMLQTIEQLDYGNKTVEMSAKGFSDMGNRILKRVIR, from the coding sequence ATGAAAGGACTGGTTGGAGGCGTGTTGTTGGCAGCGACACTTGTCGGTCAGGCTCAGGCCGCAGAACAGGTGACTTTGCGGATGTCCTGGTGGGGTGGCAATAGCCGTCATCAGGCGACACTTGCAGCAATTGATGCATTTCAGAAAAAATACCCAGAGGTGACAGTTAAAGCGGAATATACCGGTTGGGAAGGGTATCTTTCGCGCCTGACGACCCAGATGGCCAGTGGCGAAGAGCCGGATGTCATGCAGCTAAACTGGAACTGGATCCCGATTTTCTCCCGCGAGGGGACAGGCTTCTATGATCTGAACAATCAAAAAGAGGTACTGAAATTACAGGATTTCCCGATAGATGCACTGACAACCGTCAATGGCAAAGTGAATGCGATTTCAGCCTCGCTCAATGGTCTGGTGATGTACTACAACGCCGATACCTGGAAAAAAGCCGGGGTGGCGTACCCCAAAACCTGGGATGAACTGTTCCTGGCAGGCAAGGTGTTTAAAGAGAAACTCGGTGACAATTATTTCCCTCTCGCCTCACCGGCTCAGGATAACGGCGAAGGGGTGCTGGAGCTTATCAATACGTACATGACCCAGAAATTTAAAGTGGGCATGATTAACGAGCAGACCAAGAGCTTTAATTACACCGATGAGCAATGGCTGGAGGCGTTCCGGTTCTACAAACGGTTAGTGGATGAGCATGTCATGCCATCAGCCAGGTATTACAACGCGTTTGGCAAATCCGGGGTATTTGAAACCCGCCCGTGGATAACCGGCGAGTATGGTGGGGCGATGCTGTGGGCATCCATTGTGAAAAAATACGCCGACCCGCTGGCTCCGCCTGCCAAACTGGAGCTGGGGCCTTATATCATGACGCCCGGTTCAGACAACCCAGGGCAGTTTTTCAAACCGTCAATGCTGATTGCCGTCAGCAAAAACAGCAAACACCCGAAAGAAGCGGCGATGTTACTCAACTTCCTGATGAATGACCCGCAAGGCAGCGTGCTGATGGGAACGGAGCGAGGTGTGCCGCTGAGTCGCGTGGCGCGTCAGGCATTGCAGGATAATCAGAAACTTGATGAGAAAGACCTGTCGGTAAAAGGCCTGATGCTGGCGCTGCAATATCCGATGCAAACACCGGTGTCTACCTATATTGAAGACCCGCAGCTCGCCAGCCTGATGCTGCAAACCATAGAACAACTGGACTACGGCAACAAGACGGTGGAAATGTCAGCAAAAGGCTTTAGTGATATGGGAAACCGTATCCTGAAACGGGTAATTCGCTAA
- a CDS encoding glycoside hydrolase family 28 protein, protein MQCAIHSYGPAADGITPDTTVFQQAIDDIAAQGGGTLVVQAGRYLLGGLMLPSHFCLQLDAGAELIASPRYNDFAQATTLSQAELSDRAFLYARGQRNITLCGKGKITGNADAYFCAKPDEQGYRLPAQHRPRIVVLEDCEQICLQDITIEQAPMWTVHLVSCRQVCVERLTVDNDMTMANTDGLNLDSCQDVRVSDCHLSAADDALCIKTTAKPAAIQYPVQRITISHCTLRSRSCALKIGTETFADVEDVQVSHCAIYDSNRAIGLISRDGGAFRRLRFSDITFECVAAPPCHWGKADPVFVSVRYRNPDILPGVIEDVQFIRLSGVSEGAVNLHSTPPGYIRRVDVDQLTLKQRQSDSPEQGVYDIRPPCNPQRPTGMGLDNAYLMNPVTGRAYGVEAYPGGLPALFAQGVRELTLRDIAIQRPAPLPAGWNPEAIVRQD, encoded by the coding sequence ATGCAATGCGCTATTCACTCTTACGGCCCTGCCGCAGATGGCATCACGCCCGATACCACCGTGTTTCAGCAGGCGATTGATGATATCGCTGCGCAAGGCGGCGGCACGCTGGTTGTACAGGCCGGGCGTTATCTGCTGGGCGGCTTAATGCTGCCTTCCCATTTCTGCCTGCAACTGGACGCCGGAGCCGAACTGATTGCCAGCCCGCGCTATAACGATTTCGCGCAGGCCACCACCCTCAGCCAGGCGGAACTGTCTGACAGAGCATTTCTGTACGCGCGCGGGCAGCGCAACATCACACTGTGTGGCAAAGGGAAAATTACCGGCAACGCCGATGCCTATTTTTGTGCAAAACCCGACGAACAGGGATATCGCCTGCCTGCACAGCATCGACCGCGTATTGTGGTACTGGAGGACTGTGAACAAATCTGCCTGCAAGACATCACCATTGAACAGGCACCGATGTGGACGGTTCATCTGGTCAGTTGCCGGCAGGTTTGCGTTGAACGTCTGACGGTAGACAATGACATGACGATGGCCAACACCGATGGCCTGAATCTCGACAGCTGTCAGGATGTCAGGGTTTCTGACTGCCATCTGAGTGCCGCCGATGACGCCCTTTGCATTAAAACCACGGCAAAACCCGCTGCAATACAATACCCGGTGCAACGTATCACCATCAGCCACTGCACATTACGTTCGCGCAGTTGTGCGCTGAAAATTGGCACGGAAACCTTTGCCGATGTGGAAGATGTGCAGGTCAGCCACTGCGCTATTTATGACTCTAACCGCGCAATCGGGCTGATTTCACGCGATGGTGGCGCGTTTCGGCGTCTTCGTTTTAGCGATATCACGTTTGAGTGTGTCGCCGCCCCGCCCTGCCACTGGGGGAAAGCCGATCCGGTTTTTGTTTCGGTACGCTACCGCAACCCGGATATTCTCCCCGGCGTGATTGAAGATGTGCAGTTCATCCGTCTGTCCGGCGTGAGTGAAGGGGCGGTTAATTTGCACAGCACACCGCCTGGATATATCCGCCGTGTTGATGTTGACCAGCTCACGCTGAAACAGCGCCAAAGTGATTCACCCGAACAAGGTGTGTATGACATCCGCCCGCCTTGTAACCCACAGCGGCCGACAGGCATGGGACTGGATAACGCCTATTTGATGAACCCCGTTACCGGGCGCGCTTATGGCGTAGAGGCCTACCCCGGTGGCTTACCGGCGTTGTTTGCCCAAGGGGTCCGTGAGCTGACGCTGCGTGATATCGCCATACAACGCCCGGCACCGCTACCGGCAGGCTGGAACCCTGAGGCGATTGTCCGGCAAGACTGA
- the queD gene encoding 6-carboxytetrahydropterin synthase QueD yields MPTTLFKDFQFEAAHRLPHVPAGHKCGRLHGHSFMVRLEITGEVSPYTGWVMDFAELKAAFKPTWERLDHHYLNDIPGLENPTSEVLARWIWQQLKPTLPLLSAVTVKETCTAGCVYRGEEA; encoded by the coding sequence ATGCCAACCACACTGTTTAAAGATTTCCAGTTCGAAGCCGCACACCGGCTGCCACATGTGCCAGCCGGTCATAAGTGCGGCCGCCTGCACGGTCACTCTTTTATGGTGCGTCTGGAGATCACCGGTGAGGTCAGTCCCTATACCGGCTGGGTGATGGATTTCGCCGAACTGAAAGCCGCGTTCAAACCGACCTGGGAGCGGCTGGATCACCACTACCTCAATGACATCCCCGGACTGGAAAACCCGACCAGTGAAGTGCTTGCCCGCTGGATCTGGCAACAGCTAAAGCCCACGCTGCCGCTGTTAAGCGCCGTGACCGTCAAGGAAACCTGTACGGCCGGTTGTGTCTACCGTGGAGAAGAGGCGTAA
- the queE gene encoding 7-carboxy-7-deazaguanine synthase QueE — translation MLYPINEMFQTLQGEGFFTGVPAVFIRLQGCPVGCSWCDTKHTWEKLPARQISLDEVLAKRGESDAWCASDVDTLLQQIAQQGYRARHVVITGGEPCLYDLTPLTQALAEQGFSTQIETSGTHEVRCSPDCWVTVSPKVNMRGGLTVLDQALQRADEIKHPVARERDIDALDTLLARLTDDKARVVALQPVSQKDEATRLCIETCIARNWRLSMQTHKYLNIA, via the coding sequence ATGCTTTACCCGATAAACGAAATGTTCCAGACCTTGCAAGGCGAAGGTTTTTTCACCGGCGTGCCCGCAGTGTTTATCCGTCTGCAAGGCTGCCCGGTGGGATGTAGCTGGTGCGATACCAAACATACCTGGGAGAAACTCCCGGCGCGGCAGATCTCGCTGGATGAGGTGCTGGCAAAACGCGGGGAGAGTGATGCCTGGTGCGCCTCTGATGTGGACACGCTATTGCAGCAGATAGCGCAACAAGGTTATCGGGCCAGGCATGTGGTGATAACGGGCGGTGAACCCTGCTTGTATGATTTGACGCCGCTGACGCAGGCGCTGGCCGAACAGGGATTCAGCACCCAAATTGAAACCAGCGGCACACATGAAGTGCGTTGCTCGCCGGATTGCTGGGTGACGGTTTCCCCTAAGGTGAACATGCGCGGTGGCCTGACGGTACTCGATCAAGCCCTACAGCGTGCCGATGAAATTAAACATCCGGTGGCACGCGAGCGCGATATCGACGCGCTGGACACTTTACTGGCGCGGCTGACGGATGATAAAGCCCGCGTGGTGGCACTACAGCCGGTGAGCCAGAAAGACGAGGCGACCCGGCTCTGTATCGAAACCTGTATTGCCCGTAACTGGCGCTTGTCAATGCAGACACATAAGTACCTTAACATTGCCTAG
- the bglB gene encoding beta-galactosidase BglB, giving the protein MTIFPVKHSALLRQPEYFISRDELKALICRVTDNLVNIEDKTGEFLLRLDDGRVIDTKGWAGWEWTHGIGLYGIYQYYRQTGDEQMRAIIDDWFTARLAEGTPTKNVNTVCPFLTLAYRYEETGDSRWVPYLERWAEWVMYDMPRTHKNGLQHIVYNSENTDQLWDDTLMMSVLPLAKIGKLLNRPEFVEEATYQFLLHVQYLMDRQSGLWFHGWTFDGNHSFAEARWARGNSWLTIVIPEFIELLDLPEQNATRRFLIQVLESQVEALAKYQDDSGLWHTLLDDPNSYLESSATAGFAYGILKAVRKRYIDRRYAEVAEKAMRGVIANINEQGELLNVSFGTAMGKDLDYYRQIPLTSMPYGQAMAILCLSEYLRVYL; this is encoded by the coding sequence AATCTTGTCAACATTGAGGATAAAACCGGTGAGTTCCTGCTGCGGCTGGATGATGGCAGGGTCATCGATACCAAAGGCTGGGCTGGCTGGGAATGGACGCACGGTATCGGCCTTTACGGTATCTACCAGTACTATCGCCAGACCGGTGATGAGCAAATGCGCGCCATTATCGACGACTGGTTTACCGCTCGCCTCGCCGAAGGCACGCCGACGAAAAACGTCAACACGGTGTGTCCGTTCCTGACGCTGGCCTACCGTTACGAGGAAACCGGCGACAGCCGCTGGGTGCCGTATCTGGAGCGCTGGGCCGAATGGGTGATGTACGACATGCCGCGTACCCATAAAAACGGGTTGCAGCACATCGTTTACAACAGCGAAAACACCGATCAACTGTGGGATGACACACTGATGATGAGTGTGTTACCGCTGGCGAAAATTGGCAAACTGCTCAATCGTCCTGAATTTGTTGAGGAAGCGACATATCAGTTCCTGCTGCATGTGCAGTATCTGATGGATCGCCAAAGCGGGCTGTGGTTTCACGGCTGGACGTTTGACGGCAACCATAGCTTTGCCGAGGCGCGCTGGGCGCGTGGCAACAGCTGGCTGACGATAGTGATCCCTGAGTTTATCGAACTGCTGGACTTGCCTGAACAGAACGCCACCCGCCGTTTCCTGATTCAGGTGCTGGAAAGCCAGGTGGAAGCGCTGGCGAAATATCAGGATGACAGCGGCTTATGGCATACGCTGCTGGATGACCCGAACTCTTATCTGGAAAGTTCAGCCACCGCCGGTTTTGCTTACGGTATTTTGAAAGCCGTTCGTAAACGTTATATTGACCGCCGTTATGCCGAGGTGGCGGAAAAAGCGATGCGCGGTGTCATCGCTAACATCAATGAGCAAGGGGAATTGCTGAATGTTTCCTTTGGTACGGCGATGGGCAAAGATCTGGATTATTATCGCCAGATCCCGCTGACCTCGATGCCATATGGTCAGGCGATGGCGATTCTGTGTTTGTCTGAATACTTGCGCGTTTATCTGTAA